The DNA window ATAGAAAGGATAGTCCCTCGCGCGTTCGCGCGAACTACTAGAAAATGGTGAGATCCTTAGTGAAAGAAGGACCAACGACGATCCTATCCTAAAGGAGAAGGAGGAGTAGGAGGAGTCAGTCTTCTTTGAAGATCGAGGAACGTAGTGTCGGACAATTATGCCATTCGGAAGAAGTCTTCTACAGAGGGAAAGCCTGTATCGAGTAAGTGGAGAGGAAAGATCTCCAGAGATTCTTATCTCATTCCATTCCAGTGGCTCGACCAGTAACCAATGGCGAAAACTAAAAAATCCATGGTTTCCCGGTAGAACCCCATTTCGCCCAAGTTGTTTCGGAACCGGAAAAAAGAAGCGGTTTTTCGCACAGCTTGCTCATAGTGCAGGTCCCACTTGTATATTGTATTTAGCCGAAGAAGCATCGGACAGGTTGGAGTTCTTACCTTCTTGGGACTCCATGGACCAAGATCTGCTTTCATTATATGGGCAATATCGATCTACTTTAGTAGATCATATGGATGTAGAAAAAGCTTCTGATTTGGATGAATTGGAAACATCTCTTTTCCATTTCTATTTACCTAGTTCATATTTGTCTTTCGTGTGTTCCGGGGAGTAATTAGATCTCTTCAATCTCGGTATACCACCTAAATAACTGCGGCCAGAGAGTCAAATAGGTCGGGAAGAAAGAGTCTGAGGTTGGGTTGGACGACATACATCTTGGTTGGTTCCCCCTCTTTGCAGGGTGATGAGACCAGTAGCTGTGGAGCACAGATGCCCATCTCTTCAAGCAGGGATATGGGGCTGGCCCCCTAGATCCAAGtctaaaaaaaaagagaaagcaGGTTGAGGTGAGTATATAAAGTTACATAATTTTATACTAATAGGAAAGAGTAGAAAATACACTAGTCAAATTAATGAGTttgaatttattcaaaaaaatattaatgagtTTGAAAGAATAATAAAGAGTAGTTAGAACTTACagtaattttattacaaacaaataaataaagagagattttttaaaaataaaaataaatacaaagaGTAGTTAGAAGAGACATTGCATCTGGTAAGAACAAATGACGTAATAATAACAAAAGGTAAGTATAATTGTTATTGCAATGAAATGGtaagtaatatataaataaagaaaagacaacaattttattattttaggatCTGCCTTTCACTTTCCCGCAAAAACAGAATACCCCAATCTATCccctctttctctctctaaccccaatttttttaattatttttctctttctctctctacttttttttttaatttaagtaaaTTTCATTTCTCAAGCGATTCAGAAGATGACTGCCATGCCACCACCGACGCCCTTTTAGCTCCTCCTTCACCTCCCTTTTTCCCTTCTCAAGATCGATTCAggttccaatttttttttcttttgcttttttataaattcaacgaTCATATTgtaattattgaattttataattttttattctttttgatcATGATTGTCATTTGTTTTTACCCTTTTGAATTATGAATTTAGGGTTTTTTATTGTCCGTTGTATATGGTAATGATCAGATAAAGTTTTGTGATTGTAAActtgta is part of the Mercurialis annua linkage group LG3, ddMerAnnu1.2, whole genome shotgun sequence genome and encodes:
- the LOC126674076 gene encoding uncharacterized mitochondrial protein ymf1-like, yielding MPFGRSLLQRESLYRVSGEERSPEILISFHSSGSTSNQWRKLKNPWFPGRTPFRPSCFGTGKKKRFFAQLAHSAGPTCILYLAEEASDRLEFLPSWDSMDQDLLSLYGQYRSTLVDHMDVEKASDLDELETSLFHFYLPSSYLSFVCSGE